A genomic window from Salvia hispanica cultivar TCC Black 2014 chromosome 5, UniMelb_Shisp_WGS_1.0, whole genome shotgun sequence includes:
- the LOC125186262 gene encoding putative aminoacrylate hydrolase RutD isoform X1 — protein MVNLVAAMMPPLHGLVKMAGISPHAVEIEPGTVMNIWAPKKNRMRNGKVGTHVKRAIVLVHGFAGNGIITWPFQVWSLRKKYAVYVPDLLFFGGSSTARPERSPVLQAECLAKALRKLGVERCTVVGFSYGGIVAFKMAELHPEMVEAVVASGSETELSESFSRDMLSRLRFSSLSEMLLPESVEGCKALLRIGMHKKLSFPNRLYKDFLQVMFVHTKERAELLEGLIVLDKDTKIPKLSQKIHLLWGEEDQIFKQELAQHMREGVGEKATYESIKKGGHLVHLERPLAYNKCLNHFLASLLPPHT, from the exons ATGGTGAACCTCGTCGCAGCGATGATGCCGCCGTTACACGGCCTTGTGAAGATGGCCGGAATATCCCCTCACGCCGTCGAAATCGAGCCGGGCACCGTCATGAACATTTGGGCCCCAAAAAAGAACAGAATGCGCAATGGCAAAGTCGGCACTCACGTTAAACGAGCCATAGTGCTCGTCCACGGCTTCGCGGGCAACGGCATCATCACGTGGCCGTTCCAGGTGTGGTCTCTGAGGAAGAAGTACGCGGTCTACGTGCCCGACCTCCTCTTCTTCGGCGGCTCCTCCACCGCCAGGCCCGAGCGGTCGCCGGTCCTCCAGGCGGAGTGCCTCGCGAAGGCGCTGCGGAAGCTGGGGGTGGAGAGGTGCACGGTGGTGGGGTTCAGCTACGGCGGCATTGTGGCCTTCAAGATGGCGGAGCTCCACCCGGAGATGGTGGAGGCGGTGGTGGCTAGTGGGTCGGAGACGGAGCTGAGTGAATCGTTTAGCAGAGATATGCTTAGTAGGCTCAGGTTTTCGTCGCTATCGGAGATGCTGCTGCCGGAATCTGTTGAGGGGTGTAAGGCTCTTTTGAGAATCGGCATGCACAAGAAGCTATCCTTTCCAAATCGCCTCTACAAAGACTTTCTTCAG GTGATGTTTGTACATACAAAAGAAAGGGCCGAGCTACTCGAGGGTCTCATAGTTCTTGATAAAGATACAAAAATACCCAAACTTTCTCAG AAAATACATTTGTTGTGGGGTGAGGAGGATCAGATATTCAAGCAAGAACTTGCTCAACACATGAGAGA AGGGGTAGGAGAAAAGGCGACATATGAAAGCATCAAGAAAGGAGGTCATTTAGTTCATCTTGAAAGGCCCTTAGCCTACAACAAATGTCTCAACCACTTCCTTGCTTCCTTGCTACCACCACATACCTAG
- the LOC125186262 gene encoding putative aminoacrylate hydrolase RutD isoform X2 yields the protein MVNLVAAMMPPLHGLVKMAGISPHAVEIEPGTVMNIWAPKKNRMRNGKVGTHVKRAIVLVHGFAGNGIITWPFQVWSLRKKYAVYVPDLLFFGGSSTARPERSPVLQAECLAKALRKLGVERCTVVGFSYGGIVAFKMAELHPEMVEAVVASGSETELSESFSRDMLSRLRFSSLSEMLLPESVEGCKALLRIGMHKKLSFPNRLYKDFLQVMFVHTKERAELLEGLIVLDKDTKIPKLSQKIHLLWGEEDQIFKQELAQHMRDEK from the exons ATGGTGAACCTCGTCGCAGCGATGATGCCGCCGTTACACGGCCTTGTGAAGATGGCCGGAATATCCCCTCACGCCGTCGAAATCGAGCCGGGCACCGTCATGAACATTTGGGCCCCAAAAAAGAACAGAATGCGCAATGGCAAAGTCGGCACTCACGTTAAACGAGCCATAGTGCTCGTCCACGGCTTCGCGGGCAACGGCATCATCACGTGGCCGTTCCAGGTGTGGTCTCTGAGGAAGAAGTACGCGGTCTACGTGCCCGACCTCCTCTTCTTCGGCGGCTCCTCCACCGCCAGGCCCGAGCGGTCGCCGGTCCTCCAGGCGGAGTGCCTCGCGAAGGCGCTGCGGAAGCTGGGGGTGGAGAGGTGCACGGTGGTGGGGTTCAGCTACGGCGGCATTGTGGCCTTCAAGATGGCGGAGCTCCACCCGGAGATGGTGGAGGCGGTGGTGGCTAGTGGGTCGGAGACGGAGCTGAGTGAATCGTTTAGCAGAGATATGCTTAGTAGGCTCAGGTTTTCGTCGCTATCGGAGATGCTGCTGCCGGAATCTGTTGAGGGGTGTAAGGCTCTTTTGAGAATCGGCATGCACAAGAAGCTATCCTTTCCAAATCGCCTCTACAAAGACTTTCTTCAG GTGATGTTTGTACATACAAAAGAAAGGGCCGAGCTACTCGAGGGTCTCATAGTTCTTGATAAAGATACAAAAATACCCAAACTTTCTCAG AAAATACATTTGTTGTGGGGTGAGGAGGATCAGATATTCAAGCAAGAACTTGCTCAACACATGAGAGA TGAAAAATAA
- the LOC125190712 gene encoding uncharacterized protein LOC125190712 isoform X1, with protein sequence MMELSTFQLQGSYRSFPCVPSVWDRGSQLQYLLPSVTVPRVGRKDRPISLKSRSCSSSGASFVLGPKSKISKISAFKGGSRHDDPGGRANDSKSLKNPIKVSYLQHESEESFVESSKVQNVVPAPYTAEDERTTRSLAIQNLFKNWLMLLRTPLGTQPVERALEEPSEETSEESNVVQNNERPQVFKAAWCYFLRLDPTIKIPLLMFTPLYLAVNLVYGSEVSKELTPLWILGPIVASLYVKMLRGICSLYVFSFMQTVRIVKNLPAYCMVVHEYLFRGKLKEAMQKYAWQPLVDIKNMDYKEAMKRKLKGFQGWLKEKYLDFVESIWPYYCRTIRFLKRANLI encoded by the exons ATGATGGAATTATCAACATTTCAGCTGCAG GGCTCTTATAGAAGCTTCCCTTGTGTGCCCTCagtgtgggacagagggagccAACTGCAATACCTTTTGCCCTCAGTCACAGTCCCACGAGTTGGGAGAAAAGATAGACCAATCTCTTTAAAATCCAGATCATGTTCAAG TAGTGGAGCTTCTTTTGTTCTTGGACCAAAGtcaaaaatatctaaaatatcaGCTTTCAAAGGCGGCAGTCGACATGATGATCCGGGTGGCAGAGCTAATGACTCGAAGTCCCTAAAGAATCCTATTAAAGTTTCTTATTTACAGCATGAGAGTGAAGAATCTTTCGTTGAATCTTCAAAGGTACAGAATGTTGTGCCTGCACCTTATACAGCTGAAGATGAGAGAACAACCAGGTCCTTGGCTATACAAAATCTCTTTAAGAACTGGTTAATGTTACTGCGTACCCCACTAGGAACACAACCAGTGGAGAGAGCTCTCGAAGAACCTTCTGAGGAAACCTCAGAAGAGTCAAATGTTGTGCAAAACAATGAAAGACCCCAAGTTTTTAAGGCAGCTTGGTGCTACTTTCTGCGCTTGGATCCAACAATAAAGATACCATTGTTAATGTT CACACCGCTGTACCTGGCAGTTAACCTTGTATATGGATCAGAAGTCTCGAAAGAATTAACTCCCTTATGGATTCTTGGACCAATAGTTGCTTCTCTCTATGTGAAGATGCTCCGAGGGATATGCAGCCTCTACGTGTTCAGCTTCATGCAAACTGTCAGAATTGTCAAGAACTTGCCAGCTTACTGCATGGTGGTACACGAGTACCTTTTCCGTGGGAAGCTAAAAGAAGCCATGCAAAAATATGCATGGCAACCTcttgttgacataaaaaatatgGACTACAAGGAGGCGATGAAGCGGAAATTGAAGGGTTTCCAAGGGTGGTTGAAGGAGAAATACCTGGATTTTGTTGAATCCATTTGGCCCTATTACTGCAGAACGATAAGGTTTTTGAAGAGGGCGAACCTAATATAG
- the LOC125190712 gene encoding uncharacterized protein LOC125190712 isoform X2, which yields MMELSTFQLQGSYRSFPCVPSVWDRGSQLQYLLPSVTVPRVGRKDRPISLKSRSCSSGASFVLGPKSKISKISAFKGGSRHDDPGGRANDSKSLKNPIKVSYLQHESEESFVESSKVQNVVPAPYTAEDERTTRSLAIQNLFKNWLMLLRTPLGTQPVERALEEPSEETSEESNVVQNNERPQVFKAAWCYFLRLDPTIKIPLLMFTPLYLAVNLVYGSEVSKELTPLWILGPIVASLYVKMLRGICSLYVFSFMQTVRIVKNLPAYCMVVHEYLFRGKLKEAMQKYAWQPLVDIKNMDYKEAMKRKLKGFQGWLKEKYLDFVESIWPYYCRTIRFLKRANLI from the exons ATGATGGAATTATCAACATTTCAGCTGCAG GGCTCTTATAGAAGCTTCCCTTGTGTGCCCTCagtgtgggacagagggagccAACTGCAATACCTTTTGCCCTCAGTCACAGTCCCACGAGTTGGGAGAAAAGATAGACCAATCTCTTTAAAATCCAGATCATGTTCAAG TGGAGCTTCTTTTGTTCTTGGACCAAAGtcaaaaatatctaaaatatcaGCTTTCAAAGGCGGCAGTCGACATGATGATCCGGGTGGCAGAGCTAATGACTCGAAGTCCCTAAAGAATCCTATTAAAGTTTCTTATTTACAGCATGAGAGTGAAGAATCTTTCGTTGAATCTTCAAAGGTACAGAATGTTGTGCCTGCACCTTATACAGCTGAAGATGAGAGAACAACCAGGTCCTTGGCTATACAAAATCTCTTTAAGAACTGGTTAATGTTACTGCGTACCCCACTAGGAACACAACCAGTGGAGAGAGCTCTCGAAGAACCTTCTGAGGAAACCTCAGAAGAGTCAAATGTTGTGCAAAACAATGAAAGACCCCAAGTTTTTAAGGCAGCTTGGTGCTACTTTCTGCGCTTGGATCCAACAATAAAGATACCATTGTTAATGTT CACACCGCTGTACCTGGCAGTTAACCTTGTATATGGATCAGAAGTCTCGAAAGAATTAACTCCCTTATGGATTCTTGGACCAATAGTTGCTTCTCTCTATGTGAAGATGCTCCGAGGGATATGCAGCCTCTACGTGTTCAGCTTCATGCAAACTGTCAGAATTGTCAAGAACTTGCCAGCTTACTGCATGGTGGTACACGAGTACCTTTTCCGTGGGAAGCTAAAAGAAGCCATGCAAAAATATGCATGGCAACCTcttgttgacataaaaaatatgGACTACAAGGAGGCGATGAAGCGGAAATTGAAGGGTTTCCAAGGGTGGTTGAAGGAGAAATACCTGGATTTTGTTGAATCCATTTGGCCCTATTACTGCAGAACGATAAGGTTTTTGAAGAGGGCGAACCTAATATAG
- the LOC125189643 gene encoding LOW QUALITY PROTEIN: putative aminoacrylate hydrolase RutD (The sequence of the model RefSeq protein was modified relative to this genomic sequence to represent the inferred CDS: deleted 2 bases in 1 codon), with the protein MNIWAPPKNRTRAKRAVVLVHGFAGNGMITWLFQVLSLRRKYAVYVPDLLFFGGSSTARPERSPALQAECLAKGLRKLGVERCTVVGFSYGGIMAFKMAEMQPELVEAVVVSGSVAELSESVSGDVLSRLGFSSLSEMLLPESVEGCEALLRIGMHKKICFPNRLYKDFLEVMFVNTKERAELLEGLIVLDTDAKLPKLSQKVHLLWGEEDQIFKQELAQHMREVVGYNATYESIKKGGHLVHLERPLVYNKCLNHFRLSSLPPPHSSQQTHA; encoded by the exons ATGAACATTTGGGCCCCACCAAAAAACAGAACGCGCGCTAAACGAGCTGTAGTACTCGTCCATGGCTTCGCCGGCAACGGAATGATCACGTGGCTGTTCCAGGTCTTATCTCTGAGGAGGAAGTACGCGGTCTACGTGCCCGACCTCCTCTTCTTCGGCGGCTCCTCCACCGCCAGGCCCGAGCGGTCGCCGGCGCTCCAGGCGGAGTGCCTCGCGAAGGGGCTGAGGAAGCTGGGGGTGGAGAGGTGCACGGTGGTGGGATTCAGCTACGGCGGCATTATGGCGTTCAAGATGGCGGAGATGCAGCCGGAGCTGGTGGAGGCCGTGGTGGTTAGTGGGTCGGTGGCGGAGCTGAGTGAGTCGGTTAGTGGAGATGTGCTTAGTAGGCTCGGGTTTTCGTCGTTGTCGGAGATGCTGCTGCCGGAATCTGTTGAGGGGTGTGAG GCTCTTTTGAGAATTGGCATGCATAAGAAGATATGCTTTCCCAATCGTCTCTACAAAGATTTTCTTGAG GTGATGTTTGTAAATACAAAGGAAAGGGCCGAGCTGCTCGAGGGTCTCATAGTTCTTGATACAGATGCAAAACTCCCCAAACTTTCTCAG AAAGTACATTTGTTGTGGGGTGAGGAGGATCAGATATTCAAGCAAGAACTTGCTCAACACATGAGAGA GGTGGTCGGATATAACGCAACGTATGAAAGCATCAAGAAAGGAGGCCACTTAGTTCATCTTGAAAGGCCCTTGGTCTACAACAAATGCCTCAACCACTTCCGA CTTTCATCCTTGCCACCACCACATTCATCCCAACAAACGCATGCATAA
- the LOC125187044 gene encoding heme-binding protein 2-like, whose amino-acid sequence MSRAKILILILTISTAITERAGCKKESESPQYTVVHSESDFEVRFYRESAWMTAPSDDISFEKATKKGFHRLFQYTEGANLNFSRLPITYPILTSIVPDAGPLHSSAYFVKLYLPTEFEADPPLPLPELNLQPDWWRSRCIAVREFSGFARDTNIVKEAEKLALSLSRSEWANSTSAESGYAYSIAQYSSHFKIFSRVNEVWVDVGGSESNGCRSSLVAAY is encoded by the exons ATGAGTCGTGCAAAAATATTGATCCtaattttaacaatttcaACAGCTATTACCGAAAGAGCTGGATGCAAGAAGGAATCGGAATCACCGCAGTACACAGTAGTCCACTCAGAATCCGATTTTGAGGTGAGATTCTACAGAGAATCAGCTTGGATGACTGCTCCATCTGATGATATTTCCTTCGAAAAAGCCACCAAGAAAGGCTTCCACAG ATTGTTTCAGTATACAGAAGGTGCAAACTTGAACTTTTCTAGGCTACCAATAACCTACCCGATCCTCACGAGCATAGTCCCAGATGCCGGCCCCCTTCACTCATCGGCCTACTTTGTGAAGCTCTACCTCCCCACGGAGTTTGAGGCCGACCCTCCCCTTCCCCTGCCCGAACTCAACCTCCAGCCTGACTGGTGGAGGAGCCGCTGCATTGCTGTGAGGGAATTTTCAGGGTTCGCGAGGGATACCAACATCGTGAAGGAGGCCGAGAAGCTGGCTCTGAGTTTGAGCAGGTCCGAGTGGGCTAACTCGACTTCTGCGGAGAGTGGCTACGCGTACTCTATCGCACAGTATAGTTCtcattttaagatattttcgCGCGTTAATGAAGTCTGGGTGGATGTTGGCGGATCCGAGTCGAATGGATGCAGATCGAGCCTCGTGGCAGCATACTGA
- the LOC125187192 gene encoding uncharacterized protein LOC125187192 gives MSFKINSSFSCLSPHLSSPFQRDGKQLNLRWRKGLLGRQHFDVQILSNCKVVQSCQRGKLMLKQTLSKRYNLLAISEDQESFSELEGDGFELEGQGAPCEDNGSSNTSYDHTERAVGKPGFISFHGSVQQRRDEEVIVPGPVKDQKNILWLVGPTVLVASFVFPSLYLRRIISSIFEDSLLTDFLILFFTEAIFYCGTAVFLVLLDRLRRPKEPTYAETSQILVPRFGDRISSVAVLVLSLVIPTVTMGFVWPWTGPAASATLAPYLVGIIVQFAFEQYARYVSSPSWPSIPVIFQVYRLHQLNRAAQLVTALSFTVKGAEMTPHNLAINSSLSTLLNILQFLGVICIWSLSSFIMRYIDVPMLSRKVAES, from the exons ATGTCGTTCAAAATCAATTCCTCATTCTCATGTCTGTCTCCGCATCTTTCTTCCCCTTTTCAAAGAGACGGAAAGCAGCTCAAT CTAAGGTGGAGGAAAGGACTGTTGGGAAGGCAGCATTTTGATGTACAAATTCTGAGCAATTGCAAAG TTGTTCAGTCGTGCCAGCGTGGAAAGCTAATGCTGAAACAAACCTTGTCGAAGAGGTACAATCTCCTTGCCATCTCCGAAGATCAAGAATCATTCAGTGAGCTTGAAGGAGATGGTTTCGAGCTGGAAGGACAGGGCGCTCCTTGTGAAGACAATGGCTCTTCGAATACTTCCTATGATCATACTGAAAGAGCTGTGGGGAAACCGggatttatttcttttcatgGAAGCGTGCAGCAGAGAAGAGATGAAGAAGTTATTGTTCCTGGTCCCGTGAAAGATCAAAAGAACATTTTGTGGCTTGTTGGTCCCACTGTCCTTGTTGCATCTTTTGTCTTTCCTTCGCTTTACCTACGCAGAATAATCTCTTCGATATTTGAGGATTCCTTATTAACCG ACTTtctaatattattctttacgGAAGCCATATTCTACTGCGGAACTGCTGTCTTCCTTGTCTTGCTCGACCGTCTGAGGAGACCTAAGGAACCAACCTATGCTGAAACGAGCCAAATTCTTGTTCCTCGTTTTGGAGACCGCATCTCTTCTGTTGCTGTATTGGTTCTTAGTCTTGTGATCCCGACAGTGACTATGGGTTTCGTCTGGCCCTGGACCGGCCCTGCAGCTTCTGCGACTCTGGCTCCGTACCTTGTTGGAATCATTGTTCAGTTCGCGTTTGAGCAGTATGCAAGATATGTCAGCTCGCCATCATGGCCTTCCATTCCTGTCATCTTCCAA GTTTATCGGTTGCACCAACTGAATCGGGCAGCACAGCTGGTAACGGCTCTCTCCTTCACCGTGAAGGGCGCGGAGATGACGCCCCACAACCTGGCAATAAATAGCTCGTTGAGCACACTTCTCAACATCCTCCAATTCCTTGGCGTCATCTGCATCTGGTCGCTCTCGAGTTTCATCATGAGATATATTGACGTGCCAATGCTCAGCAGGAAGGTGGCGGAAAGCTGA
- the LOC125191309 gene encoding LRR receptor-like serine/threonine-protein kinase GSO1 — protein sequence MTTTILQLSHLILSFAFLVAYLDHPGLVDATPDDDSYWLLRIKSEFIDPLGALDTWLQETSMCTWNGITCGDDKKHIISLNLSNSGLNGAISPHFSKLTFLETLDLSLNSLSGPIPPDIGNLGNLKELRLFSNSINGTVPPQIALLRQLEVLRIGDNLLTGEALQKVGALSELRVLGLAYCNFNGSIPKEIGNLKKLMFLDLQQNSFDGEIPEEIGGCNELRSFAASNNRFEGRIPTTIGLLSSLQILNLANNSLSGAITPELSHLSKLKYLNLQGNELGGEIPVELNGLDQLEILDLSRNNLSGNISLLNSNLRNLEVLALSENLFTTIPPNLCIKNSNLHQLFLADNNISGGFPEHILNCSSLLQLDLSGNSISGALPPSLDSLQSLTDLLLNNNSFTGEIPPQIGNMSNLNSLFLFGNMITGGIPPEIGKLQQLTTLYLYDNQMSGPIPRQLTNCSSLADLDFFGNRFSGSIPPTIGKLKNLVNLLLRQNELSGTIPSSLGYCRKLQRLVLADNMLSGPIPPTFGFLSELFLVTLYNNSLSGPIPESLHHLKNLSIVNFSHNRLSGSIAPFSGSNSLTKLDLTNNSFSGSIPSTLSTNLIRLRLAHNSLAGGIPLHFSQLKQLQLLDLSFNNLTGELDTDLSGLTSLEHFLLSNNRLSGPIPTWLGRITKLGELDLSSNSFSANIPPEIGNCSKLLKLSLRNNMLSGPIPPEIGNLYLLNVLNLQRNNLSGGIPPTIQQCRKLYELRLSENSLSGPIPSEIGTLGELQVVLDLSFNQLSDKIPSSLGNLMKLERLNLSSNKLEGEIPPSLGKLSSLHRLNLSSNHLRGQLLSNFAGFPSNSFLNNDGLCGPPLISCSELSLKARKRLSESQIAGIIVAIVFTSTLICLSLMYTMARIWWNWRKVAISCSEKGGFEQKKEGEDWVYGEEIAKSSDHHFWNSNSMALVPSQSKQVSDSDTARIFQFKWSSAAAKK from the coding sequence ATGACAACAACAATACTTCAACTCTCCCATCTAATTCTTTCCTTCGCATTCCTCGTTGCTTATCTCGATCACCCCGGTCTCGTAGATGCTACACCTGATGATGATTCGTACTGGCTCCTTCGGATAAAATCCGAATTCATCGACCCTCTCGGAGCTCTCGACACCTGGCTGCAAGAAACCAGCATGTGTACATGGAATGGGATCACATGTGGAGACGACAAAAAACACATCATATCACTAAATCTCTCAAATTCTGGCCTCAATGGAGCCATCTCCCCACACTTCTCAAAACTCACTTTTCTTGAAACACTTGATTTATCTCTCAACTCCCTCTCTGGCCCTATCCCCCCGGATATAGGAAACCTCGGAAATCTGAAGGAACTGCGCCTCTTCTCGAACTCGATCAATGGCACAGTTCCGCCGCAGATTGCCCTTCTGAGGCAGCTGGAAGTCCTCAGAATCGGAGACAATCTTCTCACGGGCGAAGCCCTGCAAAAAGTCGGTGCCTTATCCGAACTCAGAGTTCTAGGGCTTGCCTACTGCAACTTCAATGGAAGCATACCTAAAGAGATTGGAAATCTCAAGAAGCTGATGTTTCTAGACTTGCAGCAGAACAGCTTCGATGGAGAGATACCTGAGGAGATCGGTGGATGCAACGAGCTTCGAAGCTTTGCTGCATCAAACAACAGATTCGAAGGGCGAATCCCCACCACCATAGGCCTTCTTTCATCACTCCAAATCTTGAACTTGGCCAACAACAGCCTGTCCGGAGCAATCACTCCGGAGCTGAGCCATTTATCAAAGTTGAAGTACTTAAACCTGCAGGGAAACGAGCTAGGAGGCGAAATCCCAGTTGAGCTCAACGGATTGGATCAGCTAGAGATTCTAGATCTATCTAGAAACAATCTCTCAGGCAACATAAGCCTCCTCAACTCCAATCTGAGGAATCTTGAAGTTCTAGCCCTGTCTGAGAATCTCTTCACCACCATCCCTCCAAATCTCTGCATCAAAAACTCAAATCTCCACCAGCTCTTCCTAGCTGACAACAACATCTCTGGTGGTTTCCCCGAGCATATCCTAAACTGCTCGTCACTCCTCCAACTGGACCTTTCCGGGAACAGCATATCCGGGGCTCTCCCACCCAGCCTCGACTCACTGCAGAGCCTCACTGATCTTCTGCTCAACAACAACAGCTTCACTGGAGAAATCCCTCCTCAAATAGGCAACATGAGTAACTTAAACTCTTTATTCCTATTTGGCAACATGATCACCGGTGGAATCCCACCGGAAATCGGAAAACTTCAGCAGCTCACAACACTATACCTCTATGACAACCAAATGTCTGGCCCCATTCCAAGACAGCTAACCAACTGCTCGAGCTTAGCAGACCTAGATTTCTTTGGAAACCGATTTTCAGGCTCGATTCCTCCTACCATAGGAAAGCTCAAGAACCTTGTCAATCTGCTACTCAGGCAGAATGAATTATCCGGCACAATCCCATCGAGTTTAGGCTACTGCAGGAAGCTTCAACGCTTAGTCTTGGCTGATAACATGCTGTCTGGACCAATCCCACCGACGTTTGGATTCCTCTCCGAGCTCTTCCTCGTCACTCTCTACAACAATTCATTATCAGGGCCAATCCCAGAATCTCTCCACCACCTCAAAAACCTCAGCATTGTCAATTTTTCACATAATAGGCTCAGTGGCAGCATTGCTCCTTTTAGTGGTTCAAATTCTCTAACCAAACTAGATTTAACCAATAACAGTTTCTCAGGCAGCATTCCTTCAACATTATCCACAAACCTAATCCGTCTCCGCCTCGCACACAATTCCCTCGCCGGTGGCATTCCTCTTCACTTCAGCCAGCTGAAGCAGCTCCAGCTTCTTGATTTATCCTTCAACAACCTTACGGGGGAGCTTGACACTGATCTCTCCGGTTTAACGAGCCTCGAGCACTTCCTCCTCAGCAACAATCGTTTGTCAGGGCCTATTCCGACGTGGCTGGGGAGAATAACGAAGCTAGGTGAGCTAGACCTTTCATCAAACAGTTTCAGTGCAAACATTCCACCTGAAATCGGGAATTGCTCGAAATTGCTCAAGCTTTCTCTCCGGAACAACATGCTGTCAGGTCCAATCCCACCGGAAATCGGAAACCTATACCTTTTGAATGTCTTGAACCTCCAGAGAAATAATCTCTCCGGCGGAATCCCACCCACGATTCAACAATGCAGGAAGCTTTACGAGCTTAGGTTATCGGAAAACAGCCTCTCCGGCCCAATTCCCTCGGAAATAGGCACTCTCGGAGAGCTCCAAGTCGTGCTAGACCTCAGCTTCAATCAATTATCGGACAAAATCCCTTCTTCACTGGGAAATCTGATGAAATTGGAGCGATTGAATCTCTCATCCAACAAACTAGAAGGCGAAATCCCACCTTCGTTGGGGAAACTGTCGAGTCTCCACAGACTGAATCTCTCCAGCAATCACCTTCGCGGCCAATTGCTATCAAATTTCGCAGGATTTCCATCAAATTCCTTTCTCAACAATGATGGCTTGTGCGGCCCGCCATTGATCTCTTGCTCGGAGCTGTCGCTGAAAGCGAGGAAACGACTCTCGGAATCCCAAATTGCGGGGATAATAGTGGCGATTGTGTTCACATCCACGCTGATTTGCCTCTCTCTGATGTATACCATGGCGCGGATATGGTGGAATTGGCGGAAGGTGGCGATTTCCTGCTCCGAAAAGGGGGGTTTCGAGCAGAAGAAGGAAGGAGAGGATTGGGTTTATGGAGAGGAGATCGCTAAGAGCAGTGATCATCACTTTTGGAATTCCAATTCAATGGCGTTGGTTCCTTCGCAATCCAAGCAGGTTTCGGATTCGGATACAGCGCGGATTTTTCAGTTCAAATGGAGCTCAGCTGCTGCTAAGAAGTGA
- the LOC125187265 gene encoding glycine cleavage system H protein, mitochondrial-like, with protein sequence MALRMWASSTANALRLSVCASKSPAFSLSRAFSTVLDDLKYASSHEWVKHDGPVATIGITDHAQDHLGELVFVELPEAGKEVKQGTGFGAVESVKATSDVNSPISGEVVEINKKLADSPGLINTSPYEEGWMIKVKPSNPSELANLMGSKEYIKFCEEEDAAH encoded by the exons ATGGCTCTGAGAATGTGGGCTTCTTCGACAGCAAATGCTCTCAGACTCTCAGTTTGTGCTTCCAAATCTCctgccttttctctctctagagcCTTTTCAACTG TTTTGGATGATTTGAAGTATGCTTCTTCGCATGAATGGGTGAAGCATGATGGCCCCGTGGCCACCATCGGAATCACAGACCATGCCCAG GACCATTTAGGAGAACTTGTGTTTGTGGAGCTGCCGGAAGCGGGCAAGGAAGTGAAACAAGGCACCGGTTTTGGAGCCGTAGAGAGTGTCAAGGCCACTAGTGATGTGAACTCTCCGATCTCCGGTGAGGTCGTCGAGATCAACAAAAAGCTAGCAGACTCCCCGGGACTG ATCAACACAAGCCCATATGAAGAAGGGTGGATGATCAAGGTGAAACCAAGCAATCCCTCAGAGCTGGCAAACTTGATGGGATCCAAGGAGTACATTAAATtctgtgaagaagaagatgctGCTCACTAA